The following proteins come from a genomic window of Pirellula staleyi DSM 6068:
- the bioB gene encoding biotin synthase BioB, whose product MLPSAEPLTSTAISWSELAESVLAGHQITEAEALALLRAPDHELLDIMAAAYKVRHRYWTNTVQLYFLMNAKSGLCPEDCSYCSQSKVSEAEIPKYNILSRDKLLDGARVAAERGSKTYCIVISARGPSERELAAVEKIVPEIKSQYDMDVCACLGLLTPDQAKRLAAAGVDKVNHNLNTSAEHYKTICTTHTYQDRLDTLSAVRSAGMKLCSGGIIGMGEQDHDVVQMAFELRSLGVESIPLNFLNAIDGTPLEKSNTLTPQYCLKSLAMMRLANPKSEIRIAGGRELHLGSLQALGLYAANSLFVGDYLTTKGQPPEADYKMIREMGFVVTKEEQVAE is encoded by the coding sequence ATGCTTCCATCGGCCGAGCCCCTCACGTCCACTGCTATCTCCTGGTCCGAGCTCGCTGAAAGTGTGCTCGCAGGGCACCAAATCACCGAAGCGGAAGCGCTCGCGCTGCTGCGGGCCCCCGATCACGAGCTGCTCGACATCATGGCTGCTGCCTACAAAGTGCGGCATCGCTACTGGACCAACACAGTGCAGCTGTACTTCCTGATGAACGCCAAGAGCGGCCTTTGTCCCGAAGATTGCTCGTACTGCTCGCAGAGCAAAGTCTCGGAAGCAGAAATTCCGAAGTACAACATCCTCAGCCGCGATAAGTTGCTCGACGGTGCCCGTGTGGCAGCCGAGCGGGGCAGCAAGACCTACTGCATCGTCATTTCAGCGCGAGGACCGAGCGAACGCGAACTGGCGGCTGTCGAAAAGATCGTCCCCGAGATCAAAAGCCAGTACGACATGGACGTCTGCGCATGCCTCGGGCTGCTGACACCTGACCAGGCGAAGCGACTAGCGGCTGCCGGGGTCGATAAGGTGAATCACAACCTCAACACCAGCGCCGAGCATTACAAAACGATCTGCACCACGCATACCTACCAAGATCGGCTCGACACACTGTCGGCTGTTCGCTCGGCTGGAATGAAACTCTGCAGCGGCGGCATCATCGGCATGGGTGAGCAAGATCACGACGTTGTGCAGATGGCGTTTGAACTCCGCTCGCTCGGTGTCGAGTCGATTCCGCTCAACTTCCTCAACGCGATTGATGGGACACCGCTCGAAAAGAGCAATACCCTCACGCCGCAGTACTGCCTCAAGTCGCTGGCCATGATGCGGCTGGCCAATCCCAAGAGCGAGATCCGCATCGCCGGTGGTCGCGAACTGCACCTCGGTAGCCTGCAAGCCTTGGGGCTTTATGCCGCCAATTCGCTGTTCGTAGGTGACTACCTGACGACGAAGGGTCAGCCCCCAGAAGCGGATTACAAGATGATCCGCGAAATGGGTTTTGTCGTCACCAAAGAAGAGCAAGTGGCTGAGTAG
- a CDS encoding cytochrome c peroxidase, whose translation MRRSLVKWLLGSVGALAVIAPLAMAVGEASLPTVPAGLKAVPVPKDNPMTAEKVALGKQLYFDKRLSKDNTMSCATCHDPAKGYSNGEAFAVGVRGELGGRNTPTIINSAYSSLQFWDGRAAHLEGQALGPIANPVEMDLSIEEAVKRINSIAGYREQFQKVFGSDCTPDTLAKAIAAFERTILSGDAPYDRFKAGDKTALSEAAQRGLKLFTGKANCSSCHSGPNFMDGAFHNLGVGFDKSEPDLGRHAISKQEGDKGAFKTPTLREIHRTAPYMHDGSHKTLEEVVDYYDKGGTSNDYLDEEIFPLKLTAQEKADLVTFMKEGLASPSYPDVKAPELPQ comes from the coding sequence ATGCGTCGCTCGCTTGTGAAATGGTTGCTCGGTTCAGTTGGTGCTCTCGCCGTCATTGCTCCGCTGGCAATGGCTGTGGGAGAAGCGTCGCTCCCCACGGTTCCCGCTGGTCTCAAGGCGGTTCCCGTTCCCAAAGATAATCCGATGACCGCTGAAAAAGTGGCTCTCGGCAAGCAACTCTACTTCGATAAACGGTTGTCGAAAGACAACACCATGAGCTGCGCCACCTGCCACGATCCGGCGAAGGGCTACAGCAACGGCGAAGCCTTTGCCGTGGGTGTGCGCGGTGAACTGGGTGGACGTAACACTCCCACGATTATCAACTCGGCCTACAGTTCGCTGCAGTTTTGGGATGGCCGCGCTGCTCATCTCGAAGGGCAAGCGCTCGGACCGATCGCCAACCCTGTCGAAATGGATCTCTCGATTGAAGAAGCGGTGAAACGGATCAACAGCATCGCGGGCTATCGCGAGCAGTTCCAAAAAGTGTTCGGCAGCGACTGCACCCCCGACACGCTCGCCAAAGCGATTGCCGCATTCGAGCGCACGATTCTCTCGGGCGATGCGCCGTACGATCGCTTCAAAGCTGGCGACAAAACAGCGCTTTCGGAAGCAGCTCAGCGCGGTCTCAAGCTCTTCACCGGCAAGGCGAACTGCAGCAGCTGCCATAGTGGTCCGAACTTCATGGATGGCGCGTTCCACAACCTGGGAGTCGGCTTCGACAAGTCCGAGCCCGACCTGGGACGTCACGCCATCAGCAAGCAAGAGGGTGATAAGGGGGCGTTCAAAACTCCTACGCTGCGTGAAATCCATCGCACCGCTCCCTACATGCACGATGGGAGCCACAAGACTCTCGAAGAAGTGGTCGACTACTACGATAAGGGTGGCACTTCGAACGATTATCTCGACGAAGAAATCTTCCCTCTCAAGCTCACCGCTCAGGAAAAAGCTGATCTCGTGACCTTCATGAAAGAAGGACTCGCCAGCCCCAGCTATCCCGACGTGAAGGCTCCAGAACTCCCTCAGTAG
- the leuD gene encoding 3-isopropylmalate dehydratase small subunit: MQKLTVHQGLVVAMDRANVDTDQIIPKQFLKRIERTGYGPFLFFDWRYFDDGTTPNPDFELNKPAAQGASILLARRNFGCGSSREHAVWAIENYGFRVVIAPSFADIFYNNCFKNGTLPIRLSEEQVQSLFEKAAGGTLQLTVDLEKKTIVGEGISIPFDLDEFRRHCLLNGLDDIALTLQLADKITAFENARGMAPVAG; encoded by the coding sequence ATGCAAAAGCTCACCGTACACCAAGGGCTCGTGGTCGCGATGGACCGAGCCAACGTCGATACCGATCAGATCATCCCCAAGCAGTTCCTCAAGCGAATTGAGCGGACCGGCTACGGCCCGTTCCTGTTTTTCGACTGGCGCTATTTCGACGACGGCACCACGCCGAACCCCGATTTCGAACTCAACAAGCCAGCGGCCCAAGGGGCCAGCATCCTGCTCGCGCGCCGCAACTTCGGCTGTGGCAGCTCGCGCGAACATGCTGTCTGGGCGATCGAAAACTATGGCTTCCGCGTCGTCATCGCTCCCTCGTTTGCCGACATTTTCTACAACAACTGCTTCAAAAACGGCACACTGCCGATTCGTTTGAGCGAAGAGCAAGTGCAGTCCCTCTTTGAAAAAGCAGCTGGCGGCACTTTGCAGCTGACGGTCGATCTCGAAAAGAAAACGATCGTGGGGGAAGGAATTTCGATCCCGTTCGATCTCGACGAATTCCGTCGCCACTGCCTGCTGAATGGTCTCGACGATATTGCCCTCACCTTGCAACTGGCCGACAAAATCACGGCGTTTGAAAACGCACGTGGCATGGCACCAGTTGCTGGTTAG
- the leuC gene encoding 3-isopropylmalate dehydratase large subunit, which produces MTATAPRTMFQKIWDNHVVHAQPGKQSVLYIDLHLVHEVTSPQAFEGLRLAGRKVRRPELTVATPDHNIPTSDRSLPITDPISLAQVECLRNNCKEFGIRLYDMHDVRQGIVHVIGPENGFTQPGMTIVCGDSHTATHGAFGALAFGIGTSEVEHVLATQTLLQSLPKTLELRVDGKLGRGVTAKDLILFLIGQITTDGGTGYVIEYTGEAIRNLNMEERMTVCNMSIEAGARAGMIAPDETTFEYVRGRDFAPQGAAFDAAVEKWKLLPSDPGCTYDKTLVYKASDISPQVTWGTNPGQVAPVIAKVPSPGDFTDPTEQKATASALDYMGLEAGTPIEKIAINRVFIGSCTNGRIGDLRAAAAVVKGYRVSPTVSAMVVPGSGQVKREAEAEGLDKVFKEAGFDWREAGCSMCLAMNPDKLAPGERCASTSNRNFEGRQGKGGRTHLVSPAMAAAAAVSGHFVDIRQWDYKA; this is translated from the coding sequence ATGACCGCCACAGCTCCGCGGACGATGTTCCAGAAAATCTGGGACAATCACGTTGTACATGCTCAACCCGGTAAACAGTCGGTGCTCTATATCGACCTGCACCTGGTGCACGAAGTCACCAGTCCCCAGGCCTTCGAAGGGCTGCGGCTGGCAGGTCGCAAGGTACGGCGTCCTGAGCTAACGGTAGCGACTCCCGATCACAACATTCCGACTAGCGATCGCAGCCTGCCGATCACCGACCCGATTTCGCTCGCACAGGTCGAGTGCTTGCGCAACAACTGCAAAGAGTTCGGCATTCGTCTCTACGACATGCACGATGTCCGCCAAGGGATCGTGCACGTCATCGGCCCCGAGAACGGCTTCACCCAGCCGGGCATGACGATCGTGTGCGGCGACAGCCACACCGCCACGCACGGCGCGTTCGGCGCTTTGGCGTTCGGCATCGGCACGAGCGAAGTCGAGCATGTTCTCGCGACACAAACGCTCCTGCAGTCGCTCCCCAAAACACTCGAGCTGCGTGTTGATGGCAAACTGGGCCGCGGCGTGACGGCGAAGGACTTGATCCTCTTCCTCATCGGTCAGATCACCACCGATGGCGGCACTGGCTATGTGATCGAATACACCGGTGAAGCGATCCGCAACCTGAACATGGAAGAGCGGATGACGGTCTGCAATATGTCGATCGAAGCGGGCGCTCGCGCCGGTATGATCGCTCCCGACGAAACGACGTTCGAATACGTGCGCGGTCGCGACTTCGCCCCCCAGGGGGCTGCCTTCGATGCCGCTGTCGAAAAGTGGAAACTCCTCCCCAGCGATCCAGGCTGCACTTACGACAAAACGCTCGTGTACAAAGCGTCTGACATCTCGCCACAGGTCACTTGGGGCACCAACCCTGGCCAAGTCGCCCCGGTAATTGCCAAGGTTCCCAGCCCCGGCGATTTCACCGATCCCACCGAGCAGAAAGCGACTGCCAGCGCGCTTGATTACATGGGGCTCGAAGCTGGCACCCCGATCGAGAAGATTGCGATCAACCGAGTGTTTATCGGCTCGTGCACCAACGGTCGCATCGGCGATCTTCGCGCCGCAGCAGCGGTGGTCAAGGGCTACCGAGTTTCGCCCACGGTCAGCGCCATGGTTGTGCCCGGCAGTGGTCAAGTGAAACGCGAAGCTGAAGCCGAAGGGCTCGATAAGGTGTTCAAAGAAGCCGGTTTCGATTGGCGAGAAGCGGGCTGCAGCATGTGCCTGGCGATGAACCCCGACAAACTGGCCCCCGGCGAGCGCTGTGCATCGACCAGCAACCGGAACTTCGAAGGTCGCCAAGGCAAGGGTGGTCGGACTCACCTCGTCAGCCCCGCAATGGCCGCTGCCGCTGCTGTTTCGGGACACTTTGTCGACATCCGTCAGTGGGACTACAAGGCCTAA
- a CDS encoding serine/threonine-protein kinase codes for MDSRLPLKVVGPGDATLDAPAEHADSQEEFCRVHLVEGTGGELTGETEQLLRSRLRSASLVLASGFATFLLWHLSLTKLATNLEFYTLLSHIAVTVALAGIGLSLCGKCTKSIASLRWLELAVFGLPIAFFVLIQFGKTVDMVENKDVHPGLSAVWLLPIFVYALFIPNAWQRAASVIGAMAAFPTIVTLGIAISNDAVGSILVENTSILVETILVMSTAAVSAVWGVHTINSLRTQAYQARRLGQYKLKRLIGAGGMGEVYLGEHQLMKRPCAIKVIRPEKAGDPKVLARFEREVQATAKLSHWNSIDIFDYGRADDGTFYYVMEFLPGMNLSELVRRYGAMPPARVIHLIRQACDALQEAHEVGLIHRDIKPANIFAAARGGLFDVAKILDFGLAKPMDDLEAANLTQEGTITGSPLYMSPEQATGDREPDARSDIYSLGTVLYYLVSGRPPFENEKPLKVLISHAHDEPVPPSVHRREVPDDLETVIMRCLRKNPDDRYQSAAELAAALDDCESAGKWKFADARSWWLEHDVLKEPADEPQQLVG; via the coding sequence TTGGATTCACGCCTTCCTCTAAAAGTGGTTGGGCCGGGTGATGCAACACTCGATGCCCCCGCTGAACATGCCGACAGCCAGGAGGAATTCTGCCGCGTTCACCTTGTCGAAGGGACCGGCGGAGAACTGACTGGCGAAACCGAACAGCTGCTGCGTTCGCGGCTGCGCAGTGCTTCCCTCGTGCTGGCGAGTGGTTTCGCTACCTTTTTGCTCTGGCATCTCTCGCTCACCAAGCTGGCGACGAATCTCGAGTTCTACACGCTTCTCTCGCACATCGCGGTCACCGTTGCACTGGCTGGCATTGGATTGTCGCTCTGCGGCAAATGCACCAAGTCGATCGCCTCGCTTCGCTGGCTCGAACTCGCGGTCTTTGGCCTGCCGATTGCCTTCTTCGTCCTCATTCAGTTTGGCAAAACGGTCGACATGGTGGAGAACAAAGATGTTCACCCCGGACTGTCGGCTGTCTGGCTCTTACCGATCTTTGTCTACGCTCTGTTCATTCCCAATGCCTGGCAGCGGGCGGCGAGCGTCATCGGCGCCATGGCAGCGTTTCCGACCATCGTCACCTTGGGAATCGCGATCTCCAACGATGCTGTCGGCTCGATCCTGGTCGAAAACACCTCGATCCTCGTGGAAACCATCCTCGTGATGTCGACCGCAGCGGTCTCGGCCGTGTGGGGCGTGCATACCATCAACTCCCTGAGAACGCAGGCCTATCAAGCCCGTCGGCTGGGGCAGTACAAGCTGAAGCGGCTGATCGGTGCTGGCGGTATGGGGGAGGTTTATCTCGGCGAACATCAGCTGATGAAACGCCCCTGCGCTATCAAGGTGATTCGCCCCGAAAAAGCGGGAGATCCTAAGGTCCTGGCCCGTTTTGAACGGGAAGTACAGGCAACCGCCAAACTGTCGCACTGGAATAGCATCGATATTTTCGACTACGGCCGGGCCGACGACGGAACGTTCTACTACGTGATGGAGTTCCTTCCCGGGATGAACCTCTCGGAACTCGTGCGCCGCTATGGAGCGATGCCACCAGCCCGCGTGATTCACCTGATTCGGCAAGCCTGCGACGCTCTGCAGGAAGCGCATGAAGTGGGGCTCATTCACCGCGACATTAAGCCCGCGAACATCTTCGCTGCGGCTCGTGGTGGACTGTTCGACGTCGCCAAAATCCTCGATTTCGGCCTCGCCAAACCGATGGACGACCTGGAAGCTGCCAACCTGACGCAGGAAGGGACGATCACCGGCTCGCCGCTCTATATGTCTCCCGAGCAAGCCACCGGCGATCGCGAGCCCGATGCCCGCAGCGACATTTATTCGCTCGGCACGGTGCTCTACTACTTGGTCTCCGGGCGACCTCCGTTTGAGAACGAAAAGCCGCTCAAGGTGCTCATCAGCCACGCGCACGACGAGCCGGTTCCCCCGAGCGTGCATCGCCGCGAAGTTCCCGACGATCTCGAAACGGTGATCATGCGGTGCCTTCGAAAAAATCCCGACGACCGCTATCAATCGGCGGCCGAACTTGCCGCAGCGCTCGACGATTGCGAGTCGGCTGGTAAGTGGAAATTTGCCGATGCCCGCAGCTGGTGGCTCGAGCACGATGTGCTGAAAGAACCGGCCGACGAACCCCAGCAACTGGTGGGCTAG
- a CDS encoding response regulator transcription factor: protein MSVVKGTPYGNRKNMAIGVLVIDDQEVVRLGLAQLLTGTPLEVVAEAATIDQGLRLLDNPGIALALVDVRLAGGEDGLAGLGRLKHAKPSLPVVMFSAFENPTYIARAFALGAAGFIPKGMPREDLIAALETAGNKQTLWKRDQLRRVSSALAAARIDQQIEAPLTQREGEVLKHVCSGRTNQQIAELLGISYETVKEHVQHLLEKIGVADRTQAAIWAVRAGLA, encoded by the coding sequence GTGTCGGTGGTGAAGGGAACTCCATACGGGAATCGTAAGAATATGGCGATCGGCGTGCTGGTGATCGACGACCAGGAAGTTGTCAGGCTTGGACTCGCGCAGTTGCTGACCGGAACTCCGCTCGAAGTAGTAGCCGAGGCTGCCACCATCGATCAGGGCCTACGTTTGCTCGACAACCCAGGCATTGCACTCGCGCTGGTCGATGTGCGGCTGGCGGGTGGTGAAGATGGCCTCGCGGGACTTGGTCGCTTGAAACATGCCAAGCCGAGCTTGCCGGTGGTGATGTTCAGTGCTTTTGAGAACCCGACCTACATTGCCCGTGCCTTCGCTCTCGGAGCTGCTGGCTTCATTCCGAAGGGAATGCCCCGCGAAGATCTGATTGCCGCTCTCGAAACGGCCGGCAACAAGCAAACACTATGGAAGCGCGATCAGCTGCGACGCGTGAGCTCGGCTTTGGCCGCAGCCCGTATCGATCAGCAGATCGAGGCCCCGCTGACCCAGCGTGAAGGGGAAGTGCTGAAGCATGTTTGCTCGGGTCGCACGAATCAGCAAATCGCCGAGCTTTTGGGGATCAGCTACGAGACGGTGAAAGAGCACGTCCAGCATTTGCTTGAAAAGATCGGGGTCGCCGACCGCACGCAGGCTGCCATTTGGGCCGTTCGTGCTGGTTTGGCTTAA
- a CDS encoding mandelate racemase/muconate lactonizing enzyme family protein, protein MAPSTDIRIRSVSFDRERIGYRSPIKFGGRVVTDAVLFNVRLEVETRNGIVGQGLGSMPMGNVWAWPSNVVSTEQTLAALLRFAELATLAAEKLGTYAHPLDLTRALAADHAAIAQQVETELALAEPMPVLAQLVAASPLEAAIHDAQGKALKQNSYNLLGKEFCSHDLAHYLSPEFAGEYLDRYTSRQPQAKMPLYHLVGALDPLTFDDVVQQISDGLPETLGEWIVTDGLTHLKIKLNGDDLAWDVARVVAIEKVAATTQATLGVTKWNYSLDFNERCAHVDYLLEFLRKVEELSPAAMSRVQYIEQPTHRDLRKHPENKMHAVAKIKPVVIDESLVDFESLLLAQEQGYSGVALKACKGHTEALLMGAAAQKHGLFLCVQDLSCPGYSFLHSASLAARIPTIAAIEGNGRQYCPAGNELLGNVYPSMFHITDGTVGTGVLDGIGLGF, encoded by the coding sequence ATGGCCCCCTCGACCGACATCCGCATCCGCTCCGTCTCGTTCGATCGCGAGCGTATTGGCTATCGCAGCCCCATCAAGTTTGGCGGACGCGTGGTCACCGATGCGGTTCTGTTCAACGTCCGCTTGGAGGTGGAAACGCGCAACGGCATTGTTGGCCAAGGTCTCGGCAGCATGCCGATGGGAAACGTGTGGGCCTGGCCTTCGAATGTGGTGTCGACCGAGCAAACGCTCGCCGCGTTGCTTCGTTTTGCAGAACTGGCAACACTCGCAGCCGAGAAACTCGGCACCTATGCGCACCCGCTCGATCTGACTCGCGCACTGGCCGCTGATCACGCAGCCATCGCCCAGCAAGTGGAGACGGAACTCGCCCTCGCCGAGCCGATGCCGGTGCTCGCACAGCTGGTCGCAGCTAGTCCACTCGAAGCAGCAATTCACGACGCCCAGGGGAAAGCCCTGAAGCAAAACTCGTACAACTTGCTCGGCAAAGAATTCTGTAGCCACGATCTGGCGCACTATCTCTCACCGGAGTTTGCCGGGGAATATCTCGACCGTTATACGTCGCGACAGCCGCAGGCCAAGATGCCGCTGTATCACCTGGTCGGTGCTCTCGATCCGCTAACGTTCGACGATGTGGTGCAGCAGATCAGCGATGGCCTGCCAGAGACACTCGGGGAGTGGATCGTGACCGATGGTCTAACGCATCTGAAGATCAAGCTCAACGGCGACGATTTGGCGTGGGATGTGGCACGCGTGGTTGCAATCGAAAAAGTCGCCGCCACGACACAAGCGACACTCGGCGTCACGAAATGGAACTATTCGCTCGATTTCAACGAGCGCTGCGCGCATGTTGATTATCTGCTCGAATTCTTGCGAAAAGTCGAGGAATTGTCTCCCGCAGCGATGTCGCGCGTTCAGTATATCGAACAGCCGACGCATCGCGATTTGCGCAAGCATCCCGAGAATAAAATGCATGCGGTCGCGAAAATCAAACCGGTTGTGATCGATGAATCGCTCGTCGATTTCGAAAGCCTGCTGCTGGCGCAAGAGCAGGGGTATAGCGGCGTGGCTCTCAAGGCCTGTAAAGGACACACCGAGGCGCTGCTGATGGGGGCTGCGGCTCAAAAACATGGCCTGTTTCTGTGCGTGCAAGATCTCAGCTGTCCGGGCTATTCGTTCCTACATTCGGCGAGTCTCGCGGCACGTATTCCGACGATCGCCGCCATCGAAGGAAACGGTCGACAATACTGCCCAGCAGGGAACGAGTTGCTGGGGAATGTCTATCCCAGCATGTTCCACATCACCGATGGAACGGTAGGAACCGGCGTGCTCGACGGCATTGGCCTCGGCTTCTAG
- a CDS encoding EI24 domain-containing protein: MNRYADLPTVWHERPVAATSLGQLGEGFATFWHGAGYLRRHTPLWKWAVLPTLVNIVLTILVLWGYLHYAAEITSTLPDYSSTEWKSLAALGYIGNVILVVLVYLLLLLVAAMVWKLFSALFCGYLFGVLAMRVEESLGTPAAELRGASFIYETLGALLSFLVLLVLNIALIAVAFIPIVGTIVAIVLGTVLTCWVMGVDYFGLAWALRGAPRWTQYARATRHNAHAIGLGAIVFLCEFVPIIGGVGLTLAVIGGVLLQRKIRLSAAPRA; the protein is encoded by the coding sequence TTGAATCGATACGCTGATCTGCCAACCGTCTGGCACGAGCGACCTGTCGCAGCAACATCGCTTGGGCAACTCGGCGAAGGGTTCGCGACCTTCTGGCATGGGGCCGGCTATTTGCGTCGACACACACCACTTTGGAAGTGGGCCGTGCTGCCGACACTGGTCAACATCGTGCTCACGATCTTGGTCCTGTGGGGCTACTTGCACTACGCCGCTGAAATCACCTCGACTCTGCCCGATTACAGCAGCACTGAGTGGAAATCGCTCGCTGCGTTGGGGTACATCGGCAATGTCATCCTTGTGGTGCTGGTTTATCTGCTCTTGCTGCTAGTGGCGGCGATGGTCTGGAAGCTTTTTTCGGCACTCTTTTGTGGCTATCTGTTTGGCGTGCTGGCGATGCGCGTCGAGGAGTCGCTCGGCACACCCGCAGCGGAACTGCGTGGCGCAAGTTTCATCTACGAAACGCTCGGCGCGCTCCTTAGTTTTTTGGTGTTGCTCGTCTTGAACATTGCGCTCATCGCCGTCGCATTTATTCCGATCGTCGGCACGATCGTGGCCATTGTGCTCGGGACCGTGCTGACGTGCTGGGTGATGGGAGTCGACTATTTTGGTTTGGCGTGGGCTCTTCGCGGCGCGCCACGCTGGACCCAATATGCCCGGGCGACGCGTCACAATGCGCACGCGATTGGTCTCGGGGCGATCGTATTTCTGTGCGAGTTCGTGCCGATTATCGGAGGCGTTGGACTGACGCTGGCCGTTATCGGTGGAGTTCTGCTGCAGCGTAAGATTCGCTTGAGCGCTGCACCGCGAGCTTAG
- a CDS encoding aminotransferase class I/II-fold pyridoxal phosphate-dependent enzyme gives MPHDEPLAILGGQPAVTLAAAKWPGTSASVQRSILQLLEQGEWGSYTGAVSDELASKMAALSSHSQAILVSSGTIAVELALRGLLLNPGEEVILAGYDFPGNFRAIEAVGAVPVLVDTIRSGWTLDPQLVASAGSEKTRAVIASHLHGTLADMRTIRSVCDAHQWHLVEDCCQVPGATMAGQPVGKFGHVSVWSFGGSKLLSAGRGGAIASSSEEILARIRTFSYRGNEAFPLSQLQAAAVLPQLDELPALTQKRHASATYLLSLLADEPALVAPQVSDLDVPAYYKLAWHLADEWPAEMRPAIIRALQAEGIAIDEGFRGFAKRSSRRCRVATSVASAARSADRTLVLHHPALLQSHNFLEQIAHGIKKVFCAMRRGDWPPR, from the coding sequence ATGCCCCACGACGAGCCACTTGCTATTCTCGGCGGACAGCCCGCTGTTACTCTCGCTGCAGCGAAATGGCCCGGCACGAGCGCGAGCGTACAACGCTCGATTCTTCAGCTGCTCGAGCAAGGTGAGTGGGGGAGTTACACCGGCGCAGTTTCCGACGAACTTGCCTCCAAGATGGCCGCGCTATCGTCGCATTCGCAAGCGATTTTGGTCTCATCGGGAACGATCGCTGTGGAACTGGCGCTTCGGGGTTTGCTGCTCAATCCTGGGGAGGAAGTGATTCTGGCGGGCTACGATTTTCCTGGGAACTTTCGCGCTATCGAAGCGGTCGGTGCCGTGCCAGTGCTGGTCGATACCATCCGTAGCGGCTGGACACTCGATCCCCAGCTAGTAGCTTCAGCCGGCTCTGAAAAAACGCGCGCGGTGATTGCCTCGCATCTGCATGGGACACTCGCCGACATGCGAACCATTCGCTCCGTTTGCGACGCCCATCAATGGCATCTGGTCGAAGATTGCTGTCAGGTTCCTGGCGCAACAATGGCAGGCCAACCGGTCGGAAAGTTCGGCCACGTGAGCGTCTGGAGCTTTGGCGGCAGCAAGCTGCTTTCAGCAGGGCGGGGAGGAGCGATTGCCAGCTCGAGCGAAGAAATCTTGGCCCGAATTCGCACCTTCAGCTATCGCGGCAACGAAGCCTTTCCACTCAGCCAGTTGCAAGCGGCTGCTGTGCTTCCGCAGCTCGACGAGCTCCCTGCACTCACGCAAAAACGTCACGCATCGGCAACGTATTTGCTTTCACTTTTAGCCGACGAACCTGCACTTGTCGCGCCGCAAGTCAGCGACTTGGATGTGCCAGCCTACTACAAACTTGCCTGGCACTTAGCCGACGAATGGCCTGCCGAAATGCGCCCGGCGATCATCCGCGCGCTACAGGCCGAGGGAATCGCCATCGACGAAGGATTTCGAGGATTTGCGAAACGGTCGAGTCGTCGCTGTCGCGTGGCGACTTCTGTGGCCAGCGCCGCGCGATCAGCCGATCGCACACTCGTGCTCCATCATCCAGCTTTGCTACAATCGCACAACTTCCTCGAGCAAATCGCGCACGGCATCAAGAAAGTGTTTTGCGCGATGAGGCGTGGGGACTGGCCACCCCGATAG
- the surE gene encoding 5'/3'-nucleotidase SurE, with the protein MHFLITNDDGIGAHGINALIEAARELGEVTVVAPDRHLSGCGHQTTTDRPLTATQVRPGEFAVDGTPADCVRVAVLKLVPKIDWVLSGINEGGNLGVDVYMSGTVAAAREAMLLGLPAIALSQYRKRGHAADWKRSTRWAIETISQLIRMQPPEHAFWNVNFPDGELLKEPDTLQCLLEPHPLPIAFDERDGSFVYRSNYHERPRADGSDVDCCFSGNIAITRVPHYRYLPK; encoded by the coding sequence ATGCATTTCTTGATTACCAACGACGATGGCATTGGCGCTCATGGCATCAACGCCTTGATCGAGGCCGCTCGCGAACTTGGCGAAGTGACGGTCGTTGCTCCCGATCGACATCTCTCGGGGTGCGGCCATCAAACGACCACTGATCGCCCACTAACCGCCACGCAAGTGCGGCCGGGAGAATTCGCGGTCGACGGTACACCCGCCGACTGTGTGCGAGTTGCCGTTTTGAAGCTGGTGCCCAAGATCGACTGGGTTTTGTCGGGCATCAACGAAGGTGGAAACCTGGGAGTTGATGTCTATATGTCGGGAACGGTGGCAGCAGCACGCGAAGCGATGCTTCTCGGCTTACCAGCCATTGCGCTTTCGCAATATCGCAAGCGGGGCCATGCCGCCGATTGGAAACGATCGACCCGCTGGGCCATCGAAACGATTTCGCAGCTGATTCGGATGCAGCCACCCGAACATGCGTTTTGGAACGTCAATTTTCCTGACGGCGAGCTGCTGAAAGAGCCCGACACGCTGCAATGCTTACTCGAACCGCATCCGCTGCCAATTGCATTCGACGAGCGCGATGGATCGTTTGTTTACCGCTCGAACTATCACGAGCGACCTCGTGCCGACGGCTCGGATGTCGACTGCTGCTTCAGTGGCAACATCGCCATCACACGCGTTCCGCACTATCGCTACTTGCCGAAATAG